Proteins found in one Pyrus communis chromosome 15, drPyrComm1.1, whole genome shotgun sequence genomic segment:
- the LOC137717406 gene encoding uncharacterized protein, with the protein PHMKEVVRNEVLKLLDVGIIYPISDSKWVNVVFHFDKACMDAFNTLKHELTSAPIIMAPDWSLPFELMCDASDYAIGAVLGQRVNKLPHVIYYAKFDLEIRDKKGSDNVVADHLSRLNENHGVGQPLPLNESFPDEQLLVIQEKEPWYADFVNYLVCGIIRNDLSFQERKKFLAMVKHYVWDEPYLFKYCPDQIIRRCVPENEQQSILMFSHTLALAVDYVSKWVEAIATITNDHKVVLNFLKDVIFCRFGTPRAIISDGGNHFCNKPFESLMKKYNINHKVATPYHPQTS; encoded by the exons ccacacatgaaggaagttgtgaggaatgaagtgttgaagttgttagatgtggggatcatatatcccatttctgatagcaaatgggtga atgttgtatttcattttgataaagcttgtatggatgcattcaatactttgaaacatgaattaacctcggcccctattattatggcaccagattggtctttaccttttgaactaatgtgtgatgcctctgactatgctattggtgcagttttagggcaaagggtgaacaagctcccacacgtgatctactatgcaa agtttgacttggaaattcgagataagaagggaagtgataatgttgtggctgaccatttgtcacggctcaatgaaaaccatggagttggacaacctttgcctctaaatgaatcatttccagatgaacaactccttgttattcaagaaaaagaaccatggtatgctgattttgttaattatcttgtttgtggtataattagaaatgacctttcttttcaggaaagaaagaagttccttgccatggtaaagcactacgtttgggacgaaccatatttgtttaaatattgccctgaccaaatcattaggaggtgtgtcccagagaatgagcaacaaagcattctaatgttcagccatacattggcat tggcagtagattatgtatccaaatgggttgaagccattgctacaataactaatgatcataaggttgttttgaattttcttaaagatgtgattttttgtaggtttggaaccccaagagctattattagtgatggtggcaaccatttctgcaacaaaccctttgaatccttgatgaagaagtacaacatcaaccacaaagtggcaaccccgtaccatcctcaaacctca